A region of Pseudomonas putida DNA encodes the following proteins:
- a CDS encoding DUF2388 domain-containing protein codes for MRLKTAIATAALLSLPIGSAMADTFWRNVISSGATTASTYLTSRDHKLVLAAQDDAGSFVASEGAIRGPFLESAMRQVRAENPGMQASDMELANAILAKNAVAE; via the coding sequence ATGCGTCTCAAAACCGCCATCGCGACCGCTGCCTTGCTTTCGCTGCCGATCGGCTCCGCCATGGCCGATACCTTCTGGCGTAACGTGATTTCTTCGGGTGCAACTACCGCATCGACCTACCTGACGTCGAGGGATCACAAGCTGGTGCTGGCCGCGCAGGATGACGCTGGCAGCTTCGTAGCCAGTGAAGGCGCAATTCGTGGCCCGTTCCTTGAGTCAGCAATGCGCCAGGTGCGCGCTGAAAACCCAGGGATGCAGGCCAGCGACATGGAACTGGCCAATGCCATTCTGGCCAAGAACGCAGTAGCCGAGTGA
- the gcvP gene encoding aminomethyl-transferring glycine dehydrogenase, which translates to MSQSPSLHQLQELNPFLRRHLGPDASEQQAMLSALGVASRSELIEQTVPPGIRLNRPLDLPPALDEQAALAKLAGYAEQNQVWTSLIGMGYHGTITPTVILRNVLENPGWYTAYTPYQPEIAQGRLEALLNFQQMVIDLTGLALANASLLDEATAAAEAMALAKRVARNKSNAFFADEHCHPQTLSVLKTRAEGFGFELIVDSVDNLAKHAVFGALLQYPDTHGEVRDLRPLIDQLHSQHALACVAADLLSLVVLAPPGELGADVVLGSTQRFGVPMGYGGPHAAYFACRDDFKRAMPGRIIGVSRDARGNTALRMALQTREQHIRREKANSNICTAQVLLANIAGFYAVYHGPEGLQRIAQRVHRLTFILAAGLEAKGIKRLNQHFFDTLTLDVGGAQAAIIESAEHAHINLRILGRGHLGVSLDETCSEQTVLRLLDIFLGVDHGLDIATLDQLALPEGIPAGLVRRTPFLAHPVFNLHHSETEMLRYLKQLENKDLALNQSMIPLGSCTMKLNATSEMIPITWPAFAQLHPFAPVAQAAGYKAMIDELESWLCAITGFDAICMQPNSGAQGEYAGLMAITRYHRSRHQPQRTLCLIPSSAHGTNPASAQMAGMEVVIVECDEDGNIDLADLKAKAQAAGDRLSCLMVTYPSTHGVYEEGIREICDVVHQHGGQVYMDGANLNAQVGLARPADIGADVSHMNLHKTFCIPHGGGGPGMGPIGIRAHLKPFVASHPVVPVPGLDPNNSAVSAAPWGSASILPISWMYIAMMGPQLADASEVAILSANYLASQLGGAFPVLYRGRNQRVAHECILDLRPLKAQTGISEEDVAKRLMDYGFHAPTMSFPVPGTLMVEPTESESKAELDRFVEAMLAIRAEIAQVQEGNWPAEDNPLKHAPHTLADVLAPWNRPYSLEQGIAPSAHVRQHKYWPAVNRVDNVYGDRNLFCACVPVEAYR; encoded by the coding sequence ATGTCCCAGTCGCCGTCCCTGCATCAACTGCAAGAGCTCAACCCTTTCCTGCGTCGCCACCTTGGCCCCGATGCCTCGGAGCAGCAGGCCATGCTCAGCGCGTTGGGTGTTGCCAGCCGCAGCGAGCTGATCGAGCAGACGGTCCCGCCGGGGATTCGCCTCAATCGCCCCCTCGACCTGCCGCCGGCGCTGGACGAACAGGCCGCACTGGCCAAGCTTGCCGGTTACGCCGAACAGAACCAGGTCTGGACCAGCCTCATCGGCATGGGCTACCACGGCACCATCACCCCGACCGTCATCCTGCGCAACGTCCTGGAAAACCCCGGCTGGTACACCGCCTATACGCCTTACCAACCGGAAATTGCCCAAGGGCGGCTGGAGGCGTTGTTGAATTTCCAGCAGATGGTCATCGACCTGACTGGCCTGGCCCTGGCCAATGCTTCGCTGCTCGACGAGGCCACCGCCGCCGCCGAAGCCATGGCCTTAGCCAAGCGCGTGGCGCGCAACAAGAGCAATGCCTTTTTCGCTGACGAGCACTGCCACCCGCAAACCCTCTCTGTACTGAAAACCCGCGCCGAGGGTTTTGGCTTTGAACTGATCGTCGATTCTGTGGATAACCTGGCCAAGCACGCGGTCTTCGGTGCTTTGTTGCAGTACCCGGACACCCATGGCGAAGTGCGCGACCTGCGCCCGTTGATCGATCAGTTGCACAGTCAGCACGCCTTGGCCTGTGTTGCCGCCGACCTGCTCAGCCTGGTGGTGCTGGCGCCACCCGGTGAGCTGGGCGCCGATGTGGTCTTGGGCTCGACCCAGCGCTTTGGCGTACCGATGGGCTACGGCGGCCCACACGCGGCCTATTTCGCCTGCCGTGACGACTTCAAACGGGCCATGCCGGGGCGCATCATCGGTGTGTCGCGCGATGCCAGGGGCAATACTGCGCTGCGCATGGCCCTGCAGACCCGCGAGCAACACATCCGCCGCGAAAAGGCCAACTCCAACATCTGCACGGCCCAGGTACTGCTGGCCAACATTGCCGGCTTCTATGCCGTCTACCATGGCCCTGAGGGCTTGCAGCGCATCGCCCAGCGCGTGCATCGGCTGACGTTCATTCTGGCTGCAGGCCTTGAAGCCAAGGGCATCAAGCGGCTCAATCAGCATTTTTTCGACACCCTGACACTGGACGTGGGCGGCGCGCAGGCGGCGATCATTGAAAGTGCCGAGCACGCGCATATCAACCTGCGCATCCTCGGGCGCGGGCACCTGGGCGTGAGCCTGGACGAAACGTGCAGCGAACAGACCGTGTTGCGCCTGTTGGACATTTTCCTGGGCGTCGACCACGGCCTGGACATCGCCACCCTCGACCAGTTGGCGCTGCCCGAAGGCATTCCCGCAGGGCTGGTACGGCGCACGCCGTTCCTTGCGCATCCGGTCTTCAACCTGCACCACAGCGAAACCGAGATGCTGCGCTACCTCAAGCAGCTGGAAAACAAGGACCTGGCGCTGAACCAATCGATGATCCCGCTGGGCTCCTGCACCATGAAACTCAACGCCACCAGCGAGATGATCCCCATCACCTGGCCTGCCTTCGCCCAGCTTCACCCCTTCGCGCCGGTTGCTCAGGCGGCGGGCTACAAGGCGATGATCGACGAACTGGAAAGCTGGTTATGCGCCATCACGGGTTTTGACGCCATCTGCATGCAGCCCAACTCCGGCGCCCAGGGCGAATACGCCGGCCTCATGGCCATTACCCGCTATCACCGCAGCCGCCACCAGCCGCAGCGCACCTTGTGCCTGATACCGTCCTCGGCCCACGGCACCAACCCGGCCTCGGCGCAAATGGCCGGCATGGAGGTGGTGATTGTCGAATGCGATGAAGACGGCAACATCGATCTCGCTGACCTCAAGGCCAAGGCGCAAGCGGCCGGGGATCGGCTGTCGTGCCTGATGGTCACTTACCCCTCGACCCACGGGGTGTATGAAGAGGGTATTCGCGAAATCTGCGACGTGGTGCACCAGCACGGTGGCCAGGTGTACATGGACGGCGCCAACCTCAACGCCCAGGTTGGCCTGGCGCGCCCAGCGGACATCGGCGCCGACGTCTCGCACATGAACCTGCACAAGACCTTCTGCATCCCCCATGGGGGCGGCGGCCCCGGCATGGGGCCGATCGGTATCCGCGCCCATCTCAAGCCCTTTGTCGCCAGCCACCCGGTGGTGCCGGTGCCGGGCCTGGACCCGAACAACAGCGCGGTCAGTGCCGCACCCTGGGGCAGCGCGAGCATTTTGCCGATCAGCTGGATGTACATCGCCATGATGGGGCCGCAACTGGCCGATGCCAGCGAGGTGGCGATCCTCTCGGCCAACTACCTGGCCAGCCAGCTGGGTGGTGCCTTCCCGGTGCTTTATCGCGGGCGCAACCAGCGCGTGGCCCACGAATGCATCCTCGACCTGCGGCCACTCAAGGCACAGACCGGCATCAGTGAGGAGGATGTGGCCAAGCGCTTGATGGACTACGGCTTCCACGCCCCGACCATGTCATTCCCGGTACCGGGTACGTTGATGGTCGAGCCGACCGAGAGTGAGTCCAAAGCCGAGCTGGATCGCTTCGTCGAGGCGATGCTGGCGATCCGTGCGGAAATCGCCCAGGTGCAGGAGGGCAACTGGCCGGCTGAAGACAACCCGCTCAAGCATGCACCGCATACCCTGGCCGACGTGTTGGCACCGTGGAACAGGCCGTACAGCCTGGAGCAGGGGATCGCGCCCAGCGCTCACGTACGCCAGCACAAGTATTGGCCAGCGGTGAACCGGGTCGACAATGTGTATGGGGACAGGAATCTGTTCTGTGCGTGTGTGCCGGTGGAGGCTTACCGCTGA
- the gcvH gene encoding glycine cleavage system protein GcvH has product MSNIPAELRFAESHEWARLESDGTVTVGISDHAQEALGDVVFVELAEVGKVFAQGDAAGVVESVKAASDIYAPIGGEVIAVNEALADTPELLNEEPYGAWIFKLKPSDKAELDKLLDAAGYQAAIGE; this is encoded by the coding sequence ATGAGCAATATCCCCGCCGAACTGCGTTTTGCCGAAAGCCACGAGTGGGCGCGCCTGGAAAGCGACGGCACAGTGACCGTTGGCATCAGCGACCACGCACAAGAAGCCCTGGGTGACGTCGTGTTCGTCGAACTGGCGGAAGTCGGCAAGGTATTCGCCCAGGGCGACGCCGCTGGCGTGGTCGAGTCGGTCAAGGCCGCTTCCGACATCTACGCCCCGATCGGTGGTGAAGTGATCGCGGTCAACGAAGCGTTGGCCGACACCCCGGAGCTGCTCAACGAAGAGCCTTACGGTGCCTGGATCTTCAAGCTCAAGCCAAGCGACAAGGCTGAGCTGGACAAGCTGCTGGATGCTGCGGGTTATCAGGCTGCCATCGGCGAGTAA
- the gcvT gene encoding glycine cleavage system aminomethyltransferase GcvT — translation MGQRTLLYDLHLALGAKTVDFGGWDMPLHYGSQVEEHHQVRSDCGVFDVSHMTVIDVSGRDATAWLQHLLANDVARLDAVGKALYSPLLNEEGGVIDDLIAYRTEAGYRLVTNAATRAKVLAWLKAQESGFSVDFAVRLDLAILAIQGPQARGRVAALLSPSRAALIRELRPFEGIADGDWFIARTGYTGEDGLEIILPGHEAVTFYNDLVGAGIAPSGLGARDTLRLEAGMNLYGQDIDERHTPLTSNLGWSIAWEPAAREFIGRKKLLEEIEQGVKEKLVGLVLEERGVLRAHQVVRVAGIGEGEITSGSFSPTLSKSIALARLPMATGDRAEVEIRGKWYPVRVVKPTFVRHGKILI, via the coding sequence ATGGGACAGCGCACGCTTCTGTATGACCTGCACCTGGCGCTTGGCGCCAAGACGGTCGATTTTGGCGGCTGGGACATGCCCCTGCACTATGGCTCGCAAGTCGAGGAGCACCATCAGGTACGCAGTGACTGCGGGGTTTTCGATGTTTCCCATATGACCGTCATCGACGTCAGTGGCCGTGATGCCACCGCTTGGTTGCAGCATTTGCTGGCCAACGATGTCGCCCGCCTCGACGCTGTCGGCAAGGCGCTGTACAGCCCGCTGCTCAACGAAGAGGGCGGGGTCATCGATGACCTGATCGCCTATCGCACCGAAGCCGGCTACCGCCTGGTCACCAACGCCGCTACCCGCGCCAAGGTACTCGCTTGGCTCAAGGCCCAGGAAAGCGGGTTCTCGGTCGATTTCGCGGTGCGCTTGGACCTGGCCATTCTCGCCATCCAAGGCCCGCAGGCCCGTGGCAGGGTCGCAGCCCTGCTCAGCCCCTCGCGCGCCGCGCTGATTCGCGAGTTGCGCCCGTTCGAAGGTATTGCCGACGGTGACTGGTTCATTGCCCGCACCGGTTATACCGGTGAAGACGGCCTGGAAATCATCCTGCCAGGCCACGAGGCCGTTACTTTCTACAACGACCTGGTCGGCGCCGGCATTGCCCCCAGTGGCCTGGGCGCCCGCGATACCCTGCGTCTGGAAGCCGGCATGAACCTTTACGGGCAGGACATCGACGAACGCCACACCCCACTGACGTCTAACCTGGGCTGGAGCATCGCCTGGGAGCCGGCCGCGCGCGAATTCATCGGCCGCAAAAAACTGTTGGAGGAAATCGAACAGGGTGTGAAGGAAAAACTGGTTGGCCTGGTGCTGGAAGAGCGCGGCGTTTTGCGTGCCCATCAAGTGGTTCGCGTTGCTGGTATTGGCGAAGGAGAGATCACCAGTGGTAGTTTCTCTCCTACGCTGAGCAAATCCATTGCCCTGGCGCGTTTACCCATGGCCACCGGCGACCGCGCCGAGGTCGAGATTCGCGGCAAGTGGTACCCGGTGCGGGTGGTCAAGCCGACCTTCGTGCGCCACGGCAAAATCCTGATTTGA